The nucleotide sequence AACCTGAAAGACCACGACCTCTTCCTGCTGCTGATCAACCTGTCGCAACTCAACGACAGGCATCTGGTGGTGCGCATCTTCACCCAGGCAATAGAGGCCATGTGGTCGGAGCTTATCCTGAAGTGGATCGAAGGGCCTGAACACCCTGGCGAGCCCTGTCTGCCGGTGCGGACCATGTCCGGGTACTATGGCAGATTTATCACCATGGGCTCCGACGCCCAGTTGTCCGCGCAAGACCGCCAGCTTCTGGGTAACTCGGTGCAGATGCTCGCGCTGTTGCTGGAGCGCTTGGCCCAGCGGGAAGAGCTGGAAGGCCGCAAGGCGCAGCTTGAAGACGAGGTAAAGACCCGCACAAGAGAACTGAACGAGACCCTGGAGCGTTACCAGGCCCTGTTCGCCTCAGTCAGCGACCCAATACTTGTGGCCGACAGAAACACGGGCATCCTGGTGGAGTGCAACGAAGCCGCGGAACGCTTTTTTGGTCGCAGCCGAGAGCAGCTCATCGGACGACCGCAAAGCGTTTTGCATCCACCGCATACTCGCCTTGTCAATGGCGTGACCGAAGACTTTAAACGTAAAGCGACTGACCCAAGAGGTTTAGAGGAAATAAAGCTCTTGGCCTCTGATGGCGAGGTGCGTGACGCGGAGGTCACTGCTAGAGTGTTTGATATAGGGGAGAACAAGCTTATCTTGGGGGTGTTCAGAGACATCACCGAGCGCAAACGGGCAGAAGATGCATTGCGCGAGAGCGAGCAGCGATACCGCCGCATCGTTGATACCGCCCAGGAAGGCATCCGCATCAGCGACGAATGTGGCCGCATTGTCTATCTGAACCAGCGTATGTCAGACCTCCTCGGATACTCACAGGATCAAATGCTAGGCAGAAACATTGAGGATTTTCTTTTCCCTGAGGACCTGGAGGATCACCGCCAAAGGATGGAAGACCGTCGCAGGGGCAGTGACGCTTGCTATGAGAAGAGATTGCGGCGGAGCGACGGGACCGCTGTGTGGACTCTCGTCTCGGTCAAGTCCCTGCCTGATGCGACTGGCCGGTATGACGGCTCGTTGGCCATGTTCAGCGACATTACCGACCGCAAGTTGGCTGAAGAAGCACTACACCAGGAGGACGCCCGTTTGCGCAAGTTGCTGGAGATTATCCAGTACGACACGGCAAACACCCAGTCCTTGCTGGATTTCGCCCTGGGCAAATGCCTTGAACTGACGGGCAGCAGGTTCGGGTACATTTACCACTACGACGAAGATTCACAATCTTTTACGCTCAATTCATGGTCACGCGACGTCATGCAGGCTTGTTCCATTGCAAATCCACAATCTTGTTACGAACTCTCTAAAACAGGGCTCTGGGGCGAGGCTGTACGCCAGTGCCGTGCAGTCATCGTGAACGACTTCCTGACGGACAACCCTCTGAAAAAGGGCTATCCTGAAGGCCACGCCCAACTGACGAACTTCCTTACGGTTCCGATTTTAAGCAATAAACGCATAGTCGCTGTCGTGGGGGTGGCCAACAAGCAAACAGACTACATGGATAGCGATGTAATTCAACTTTCACTGCTCATGGATGCGACATGGCGGGTAGTGGAACGCCGACAGGCAGAAGAATCCTTGCGTAAAAGCGATGAACGCCTGTCCTTGGCTCTAATGGCTGCAAACGACGGCATGTGGGACTGGGATATCTCTTCAGGCACCACCTATTTCAGTCCTCGCTACTATACAATGCTTGGCTACCAGCCTGGCGAATTCCCCAGTGACTTTGACACGTGGAAGAGCCTTTTGCATCCAGATGATGTAGAGCATGCCATCCACATTGTCTCCGAAAGCCTTAATAATTCTGAAGGGTTTGAGATCGACTTCCGCATGCGAACTAAGTCGGGGGATTGGTCATGGATTCTCGGACGAGGCCGGGTGGTTGAAACGGACGCCGAGGGCCACGCAAAAAGGATGGTGGGCACCCATGTGGACATCAACGAACGCAAACGCTCGCAAGCCGATTTGTTGAGTGCCAAGCTGCAGGCCGAAGCTGCAAACAAAGCCAAGTCAGAGTTTTTGGCCAACATGAGCCATGAAATACGCACCCCTCTCAACGGAATCCTCGGCATGCTTCAATTGCTTCAGACTACTGAACCTAATGAGGAACAAAATGAGTACCTTACTGGAGCAACTCGGTCCACTAAGCGACTGACTCGACTTCTCTCTGATATTCTTGACATCTCAAGAATCGAAGCGGGCAGGATGGATGTTGTTGAGACTGAATTTGACATCTATCAACTGCAGGATTCTATACGCGAAATTTTTTACACGGAAGCTCAGGGGAAAGGCCTCGTTTTAGATTTCATTTGGGACGATGAATTGCCCACAGTTTTGATTGGAGACGAAGCTCGGCTTCGACAAATCCTTTTCAACCTTGTCGGAAACGCCATAAAATTTACCGACAAAGGAGAAGTCCTGGTCGAGGTCTCTTTGTTGCCGAATTCAAACTTTTCTTCTGTACGCGTGCTGTTTACTGTAAGTGACACGGGAATAGGTATTTGTGAAGAACATCTCAAATATATTTTTGAGCCATTTGTGCAGGCTGAAATCTCGTACACAAAACGCTTTCAGGGCGCTGGCTTGGGGCTATCCATTGTTCGGCGATTGGTAAGTATCTTGGGCGGTGATATATCAATTGACAGTGCCCTTGGCGAGGGAACAACCGTCTACCTCTCGCTGCCGCTCAAGATTTTTGCACCTAAGCAGAAACCACTGGAGCTTGTCACACATGAAACCTCACCTCCTAGACGAGTTCCCAGGCGCATACTCCTCGCTGAGGACGATCCGTTAAGCTCACTTACCTGCAAGAGGATGCTTGAGAAATCCGGCTACTCAGTCACTGCCGCCAACGATGGGCAGGAAGCGCTGCAGCGACTGACCGAAAATGACTTCGACTTAATCCTTATGGATGTGCAGATGCCTGTCATGAACGGCATCGAAGCTACAAAGGCAATCAGGGGGGCAAACAATCTTGGAGCGAAGTCGAGCATACCCATTGTAGCCATGACAGCCTACGCAATGACTGGAGACAAAGAATCATTTTTGGCAGCGGGCATGAACGGCTATATTGCAAAACCAGTAGACAAAGGAGCACTGTTTGAAGCTATAGAAAGAGTTCTACACACAAAATAGTGCTACAATGATACATCTGCAAAAAAGACTCTAAGTGATGGCGGGGATCGGGGTGTGGCTTCGTCTACCCAGATGAGTGCTGGCGCGGAATATATAACTTCCTACTGAAATCCCCTTCATGACTGTGAATCCAGTTGCCGTGCGATTGGAGGTAAAGCGATGGGACTGGCCATCATCAGGGGGAGCTATCACGAGTCTCAGCCGAGTTTTGGAAATCTGATTGCCGCGCTTAAAGAAAACGCTTACAGGTACAAGGCTGTACCGCATTGATCTTCATGCGATATCCCAATGGCAGGAGGCTGTCCGATGCCGACCCCAAGCACCAATGCCCCCTCCCGCAGTCGGCCCTCATCTGACTCCAGCCTCCTTAATAATCTCAAAAAATCAAGCATATTCAATCATTTCTGTCCGGCTAAGAAAAGGCTTGACGCCTGAAAGCGACAACTGAACTAGATTCATGATGCCTGTCTATTTCGGCGATACATTTTGGAAAAACGTCACCGACCACCATGAAGTCAAGTTCAAAAATCCTTGCAGAACGCCACCAGGCAGCATCAGCACGCGTCACAGAGCCTATTCTAGAACAGAAGGCACTTCTTAGCTTTCTTTATAACTATGCGGAATCACTCTTGTTGCTGTATGGTGTAGTTCTGAAGCTCACCTGCAAACCGACAAGAGGATTCCGCACATGCAAAGCGCTATCACCGTCTTCGCCCAATTTCTATCCCTTGTGCCGAAATCCGTATTTTTCAAGCTATCTCAGAATTATAGGCCTGAACGCTCGCCTCGGACATTCTCTCCGTGGAGTCATTTCGTCCACTTGCTGCACGCCCAGTTGGCCGGATGCAAAAGCCTGCGGGACGGAATCATGGGCATGAATGCCGCTTCCAACCGGCTCTACCATCTTGGCGTGAAGCCTGTGCCCCGTTCCACCTTTGCCGACGCCAATGCCAAGCGCCCATACACCATGTTCGAAGCCCTGTTCGGCGAACTCTACACGAGGTGTCTTTCCCAAGCGCCAAAAAAGAAATTTTCTTTTGAGAACAAGCTGTTCAGCCTGGACGCGTCGGTCGTCGACCTGTGCCTAAACCTGTTCCCCTGGGCCAAGTTCCGAACGGCCAAGGGCGGCATCAAGATGCACACGGTCATGGACCATGACGGCTATCTCCCGGCTGTGGTCACCGTCACCGAAGCCAAATGCCATGAGGTCAACATCGCCAAGCTGCTCAAACTGCCCAAAGGATCAATCGTGGTCTTTGACCGGGGCTACAACGACTACACGTGGTTCCGACACCTCTGTAAATCCGGCGTCTTCCTCGTCACACGACTCAAGAGCAATGCACGGTTTCGGGTCATCGAGCGCCACCGCACGGATCAGGCAACGGGCGTCACCTCCGATCACATCATCCAGGTCGCAGTGGGTGAAAAAACCATGACCTTGCGCCGCGTCGGCTATCGTGATCAGGAAACCGGGAACCGTCTTGATTTCCTGACCAATCACATGACCTTGCCAGCAAGAACCATTGCCGACATCTACAAGGAACGCTGGCAGGTCGAAATCTTCTTCCGCTTCATCAAGCAGAACCTCAAGATCAAGTCGTTCCTCGGCAACTCGAAAAACGCCGTCCTCTCCCAGGTCTACGTGGCCCTGATCGCGTACCTGCTCCTGGCCTACCAGAAGTTCATGTCAAAGATCGGCCTGAGCCTGCATTACCTGGCCAGGCTGGTGCAACGAAATTGCAACATCCTCGACCTCGTTGAACCCCAGCGAAAAAGTGTAAAATCAAATGATCCTGGGCAGCTATCGCTTCTAGCTTAGCCGGACAGAAATGATATTCAATCCAACAAACTGGAGTCTCAGGCTTCGATTTTTGACTGTCCCCGCTGCTCTTCTTGGACTCGGCTGCTTGACTCTGGCCTTTATCTTCCAGCGATACCAGGATATGGTGGTCGTTGAATCCGTCGACAGTCGCCTGTCCGTGTTCCAACACTGGATTCAAGACAAGATCACAAACGAATTCGACGTACTCTTGTCCGAAGTCTCGCCGCTCGCTGCCATGCCGGAAGTGATCGAGAGAGCATGCGCCAACGCGACAAGGACCACCTTGTCCGCTACATACTACCCTATACCGAACGCCTGCGCGCCACCACCGGACGCGAATCACTCTATTTCCATTTTCATCTGCCGCCGGCGGTCTCGTTTCTGCGCACCTGGGACGTGGACGCCACCGGAGCCGACCTGACGGACATACGGCCCATCGTGGTCAAAGCCAACAAGTACCGATCACCATTTCGGGGCATCGAAGTCGGACCCGGCGGCGCGGCCATGCGGGCCATCATCCCCTTAAACGACGGGTCAGGCGAGCACATCGGCACAGTAGAAGCGGCCACCTCCCTTGAAAACCTGCTGGAGACGACGGCCCAGCCTTATTTCAGAGCGATGCTTCTGCTCGACAAACGCTTTGAATCCGTGCTCGGCCAAAACCGCATCCGGGGCGTTCACGGCAAATGGATCGTCGGGCGCGGTTTCAGCCTTCCCCAGGAAAACCTAGTCCTTGAAGCACTGGACAATTCAGGAGTACCCGAACGACTAGGCAACGCCTTTTATCGATTCCTGCCCCTGGAGGACTTCGAAGGCCGTGCCATCGGAGGCATCCTGCTCGGCTACGACTCCATGGCGTTGTTCAAATCAACGGTCAGCGAGTCCCTGGTCTTTGGCCTTATCTTCCTGCTCGGGGCCATGGTGCTGTGGTTTCACATTTATTGGAACGTGGCCCGGGTGAAGCTGTTTCTCACGCATCTTGAACGCGTTCTTGGCAACACCGTCTCCGGAGACTTTAGCGGACGCTTAGACACCACGCCGGTCCATTGCCTAGACATCCTGCACTGCACCAAAACAGACTGTCCGGTCTATCACGACCCCATGCGTATCTGTTATCTGGAAACAGGGTCCGAGGCTCTTTCGGCCGTCAGCCGCAACACCTGTATCTTTTTAAGCCGCTATAAGCACTGCCGGCTCTGTCCAGTCTATGCCCGACGGCGCGGTGATGAACTGGTAGAGATGCGGCACACTGTCAACACCCTCGTGCGTCTCTGGGGCGGGTTTATGGGCCGGGTGGACCAGGTGGTCTCTGGGGTGCTGCAGACTTCGGAAGCCTCGCAAGGTCCGTCGTCACTGGGCCAAGTGAGCGCTTCCCTAGAATACATGGCCGGCCTGACCGCTTTTAGCCACGACATCCAGGGCGTTTATAACCGATGGGAGGTTTACAATATTTTAGGCGATGCCTGCCAACGCAGCCTGGGACTGGGGCAGTTCGCCATCCTGGAGTTCGCCGCCGACGGGCTTGCGACCAACGTCGCTGCCAACTGCTTCGCCGCCACCGACGCGCTATGTTCGGAGATGTTCGCCAGCCCTGAACTGTGCCGGGCCAAGCGCCTGGGCAAACCAGTCTTTTCCGAACCGACCCCGGCCCTATGCCCCTTTTTCCATGTCGATCCAACTACCCATGTCCGATGCTGTCTGCCCATGGTCATGGGCGGCGCTGTGGGCGGCGTAATGACCTTTGTGACCGAGGCCGCAGCCTTTGCGAGCAAACGGTTGGCATTGTCCATCGTGCAGAAATACCTGACAGAATGTGCCCCGGTTCTGACTTCGCTCAATCTGTTGGAAATAACCCGGGAACAATCCCTGCGCGATCCGCTGACCGGCCTGCACAATCGCCGTTTTCTCGACAGCTACGTGCATCAGTACGAAGAAATCTCACGGCGCACGGAAAAACGCGTCGGGTTTCTCATGGTTGATGTGGATTATTTCAAGCAGGTCAATGATAAATACGGACATCTGGCTGGAGACGCGGTCCTTAAGGAACTCTCCGCCCTTGACAGTTGTCGTTGTTTCCAGCCCGTCGAAATCGACCTCATGCCGTCTACCCTTAGTGGTCCGGAAATTGCATGCATACGACATCTTGATCCCAGCACACGCCACGAGTAGACGACACTTCGGCAGTCGCCGCTGTTCCGCATCGAAGTTCTAAATAGCCCAACACCATGCTCATCAATCTAATTGCGCTATCATATCCCATGCAAATAGCAAAAAAAACAATTGAAACCGGCAAACAAAATAGAACTAAGACATACTTCTTCGGACGTTTTGATTGCTTTGCAATGTTTCCGATGTGGACCTGCTTTTAATCTGCGAAATGACCAGTTGCCCGTCACGCTGCTCCAGAGGCGGGATTGTACCACGAGGCTTATGAACATTGCTCCGCCTCGGTCGCTTGATCAACAGAAAGAGACATGGGCAGGCGCACTGTAACTGTTGTTCCGGCAGCCTCGGACGTCTCCATAGCGATGTTCCCACCCATAGCGCGAACCATCATAGCGGCGCTATATGTCCCCAGTCCTGTGCCACCAACCTTGCCGGCAGTGGCGTATTTCTCGAAAAATCGGTCCCGGAGTTCAGGCGGCACGGCCGCGGCATTTGAGATGGTGACGGACAATACGCTGCCACCCTCAATCGAGATATCCAAACCGACCGTATCATCCGGCCCCGAAGCCTCAACGGCGTTGCGTAAGAGATTTAGCAGCACTATGTCGAGCAAAAGCGGATCAGTTCGAAACCCAGCGAGAGACTGCCCGCTCAGGATGGTATGATCTCGAATGGAGAATCGTTCAGGGGCGAGGTCCATGCTCAAGCCAATAATCTCAATAGCGTTGCCAATCAGCAAGATAGGATCGCAAGCCTGTGGCTTGATTTGATAGGTGCCCGACTCAATTTTATGCATTTCTAGGGAACTGTTAATCTGGGTTAGCATCCTACGGCCGGCAGCCGCCATCAGGCTAAGAAGCCGCCGCTGATCCGGTGTCAGATTGTCTTCTTCCATGAGGATGAACGGAATTGTAATGGCGGCGTTGAGGGGAGACTTTAGATCATGCCGCACGATGCGTTCGACATCTTCCTTGATCCTCTCCAGGCGGCGCATCTCGGAGATGTCGTGGATGGTGGAGATGACCAGTTTGTTTCCGCGAATTCTGATTTCACCCGCGTAGACCTCGACGTCCCTAATATCGCCGTCAGCCCGCCGATGGCGAAAAAAGAAATGTATTTGTTCTCCTGACGGCACCTTTGCTAGTTCGGCCAGTACTTCATCCTTGGGCAGCACGTTCAAATCATAAATC is from Solidesulfovibrio magneticus RS-1 and encodes:
- a CDS encoding IS4 family transposase — protein: MQSAITVFAQFLSLVPKSVFFKLSQNYRPERSPRTFSPWSHFVHLLHAQLAGCKSLRDGIMGMNAASNRLYHLGVKPVPRSTFADANAKRPYTMFEALFGELYTRCLSQAPKKKFSFENKLFSLDASVVDLCLNLFPWAKFRTAKGGIKMHTVMDHDGYLPAVVTVTEAKCHEVNIAKLLKLPKGSIVVFDRGYNDYTWFRHLCKSGVFLVTRLKSNARFRVIERHRTDQATGVTSDHIIQVAVGEKTMTLRRVGYRDQETGNRLDFLTNHMTLPARTIADIYKERWQVEIFFRFIKQNLKIKSFLGNSKNAVLSQVYVALIAYLLLAYQKFMSKIGLSLHYLARLVQRNCNILDLVEPQRKSVKSNDPGQLSLLA
- a CDS encoding PAS domain S-box protein; translation: MTSNLKDHDLFLLLINLSQLNDRHLVVRIFTQAIEAMWSELILKWIEGPEHPGEPCLPVRTMSGYYGRFITMGSDAQLSAQDRQLLGNSVQMLALLLERLAQREELEGRKAQLEDEVKTRTRELNETLERYQALFASVSDPILVADRNTGILVECNEAAERFFGRSREQLIGRPQSVLHPPHTRLVNGVTEDFKRKATDPRGLEEIKLLASDGEVRDAEVTARVFDIGENKLILGVFRDITERKRAEDALRESEQRYRRIVDTAQEGIRISDECGRIVYLNQRMSDLLGYSQDQMLGRNIEDFLFPEDLEDHRQRMEDRRRGSDACYEKRLRRSDGTAVWTLVSVKSLPDATGRYDGSLAMFSDITDRKLAEEALHQEDARLRKLLEIIQYDTANTQSLLDFALGKCLELTGSRFGYIYHYDEDSQSFTLNSWSRDVMQACSIANPQSCYELSKTGLWGEAVRQCRAVIVNDFLTDNPLKKGYPEGHAQLTNFLTVPILSNKRIVAVVGVANKQTDYMDSDVIQLSLLMDATWRVVERRQAEESLRKSDERLSLALMAANDGMWDWDISSGTTYFSPRYYTMLGYQPGEFPSDFDTWKSLLHPDDVEHAIHIVSESLNNSEGFEIDFRMRTKSGDWSWILGRGRVVETDAEGHAKRMVGTHVDINERKRSQADLLSAKLQAEAANKAKSEFLANMSHEIRTPLNGILGMLQLLQTTEPNEEQNEYLTGATRSTKRLTRLLSDILDISRIEAGRMDVVETEFDIYQLQDSIREIFYTEAQGKGLVLDFIWDDELPTVLIGDEARLRQILFNLVGNAIKFTDKGEVLVEVSLLPNSNFSSVRVLFTVSDTGIGICEEHLKYIFEPFVQAEISYTKRFQGAGLGLSIVRRLVSILGGDISIDSALGEGTTVYLSLPLKIFAPKQKPLELVTHETSPPRRVPRRILLAEDDPLSSLTCKRMLEKSGYSVTAANDGQEALQRLTENDFDLILMDVQMPVMNGIEATKAIRGANNLGAKSSIPIVAMTAYAMTGDKESFLAAGMNGYIAKPVDKGALFEAIERVLHTK
- a CDS encoding diguanylate cyclase, producing MRQRDKDHLVRYILPYTERLRATTGRESLYFHFHLPPAVSFLRTWDVDATGADLTDIRPIVVKANKYRSPFRGIEVGPGGAAMRAIIPLNDGSGEHIGTVEAATSLENLLETTAQPYFRAMLLLDKRFESVLGQNRIRGVHGKWIVGRGFSLPQENLVLEALDNSGVPERLGNAFYRFLPLEDFEGRAIGGILLGYDSMALFKSTVSESLVFGLIFLLGAMVLWFHIYWNVARVKLFLTHLERVLGNTVSGDFSGRLDTTPVHCLDILHCTKTDCPVYHDPMRICYLETGSEALSAVSRNTCIFLSRYKHCRLCPVYARRRGDELVEMRHTVNTLVRLWGGFMGRVDQVVSGVLQTSEASQGPSSLGQVSASLEYMAGLTAFSHDIQGVYNRWEVYNILGDACQRSLGLGQFAILEFAADGLATNVAANCFAATDALCSEMFASPELCRAKRLGKPVFSEPTPALCPFFHVDPTTHVRCCLPMVMGGAVGGVMTFVTEAAAFASKRLALSIVQKYLTECAPVLTSLNLLEITREQSLRDPLTGLHNRRFLDSYVHQYEEISRRTEKRVGFLMVDVDYFKQVNDKYGHLAGDAVLKELSALDSCRCFQPVEIDLMPSTLSGPEIACIRHLDPSTRHE